In Amycolatopsis jiangsuensis, the following proteins share a genomic window:
- a CDS encoding acyl-CoA synthetase has product MPDSLFPAITAGSDAEALRFGDRSLTYAELGAVAGALAAELPAGRVAVWATPTLHTSVAVVAALLAGVPAVPLNPKIGERELTHILGDSTPALVLAEPGADLPDRLAGVPRRDIPLTGAGPVPDTEPDAETPALIVYTSGTTGPPKGVVLPRRAIAATLDALEDAWQWTGEDVLVHGLPLFHVHGLILGILGPLRRGGSVRHLGRFSTEGITRELTSGATMMFGVPTMYHRIAEAVATDHELTAALRSARLLVSGSAALPVHDHERIAAATGQRVVERYGMTETLMNTSVRADGERKPGAVGVPLAGVGLRLVDESGAELGEPDAVGEIQVRGPNLFTEYLNRPDATAAALDGGWFRTGDVATRDADGYVRIVGRKATDLIKSGGYKIGAGEIENALLEHPGVAEVAVTGEPDDDLGERIVAWVVPGGARPSAEELAEHVAKLLAPHKRPRVVRYLEALPRNDMGKVMKRALG; this is encoded by the coding sequence GTGCCCGACTCGCTGTTCCCCGCGATCACCGCAGGCTCGGATGCGGAAGCACTCCGGTTCGGGGACCGGTCGCTGACCTACGCCGAACTGGGTGCGGTCGCCGGTGCGCTGGCCGCCGAACTGCCCGCCGGCCGGGTCGCGGTGTGGGCGACACCCACACTGCACACCAGCGTGGCCGTGGTCGCCGCGCTGCTCGCCGGAGTCCCCGCGGTGCCGCTCAACCCGAAGATCGGCGAACGCGAGCTGACGCACATCCTCGGCGACAGCACGCCCGCGCTGGTCCTCGCCGAGCCGGGTGCCGACCTGCCGGACAGGCTGGCCGGCGTGCCACGCCGCGACATCCCCCTCACCGGCGCCGGTCCCGTCCCGGACACCGAACCCGACGCCGAGACGCCGGCGCTCATCGTCTACACCTCCGGCACCACCGGCCCGCCCAAGGGCGTCGTACTCCCCCGCCGCGCGATCGCGGCCACCCTCGACGCGCTGGAGGACGCCTGGCAGTGGACCGGCGAAGACGTGCTGGTGCACGGACTTCCCCTGTTCCACGTACACGGCCTGATCCTCGGCATCCTCGGCCCGCTTCGCCGGGGCGGCTCGGTACGGCACCTCGGCCGGTTCTCCACCGAGGGCATTACGCGGGAGCTCACCTCCGGCGCCACGATGATGTTCGGCGTCCCGACGATGTACCACCGGATCGCCGAAGCCGTCGCCACCGACCACGAGCTGACGGCGGCGTTGCGCAGCGCGCGGCTGCTGGTGTCCGGCTCGGCCGCCCTGCCCGTGCACGACCACGAGCGGATCGCCGCCGCGACCGGGCAACGGGTGGTCGAGCGGTACGGGATGACCGAAACGCTGATGAACACCAGCGTGCGGGCCGACGGGGAACGCAAGCCCGGCGCGGTCGGCGTGCCGCTGGCCGGGGTGGGCCTGCGGCTCGTGGACGAGTCCGGCGCCGAGCTCGGCGAACCGGACGCGGTCGGCGAGATCCAGGTCCGCGGGCCGAACCTGTTCACCGAATACCTGAACCGGCCGGACGCGACGGCGGCCGCGCTGGACGGCGGCTGGTTCCGCACCGGCGACGTGGCCACCCGCGACGCGGACGGGTACGTCCGGATCGTCGGCCGCAAGGCCACCGACCTGATCAAGAGCGGTGGTTACAAGATCGGCGCCGGCGAGATCGAGAACGCGTTGCTGGAACACCCCGGCGTCGCCGAGGTCGCGGTCACCGGGGAACCGGACGACGACCTGGGTGAACGGATCGTGGCCTGGGTGGTGCCCGGCGGCGCCCGGCCGAGCGCCGAGGAGCTGGCCGAGCACGTGGCGAAGCTGCTCGCCCCGCACAAGCGGCCGCGCGTCGTGCGCTATCTGGAAGCCTTGCCCCGCAACGACATGGGCAAGGTCATGAAGCGGGCGCTCGGATGA